A genomic window from Mesorhizobium sp. 131-2-1 includes:
- a CDS encoding gamma-glutamylcyclotransferase, with amino-acid sequence MTDDDYLIAIQNVLTHAPEDDIWLFGYGSLLWKPACEFVESRIATVQGWHRAFCFRVARFRGTRDKPGLMLALDRGGSCKGMIFRLPVEQVKASLDTLFRRELMIKPSVNVPRWMTAETGDGPIRALGFVVNRQSPHYSGKVSLDAAADILATAAGHWGSCAEYLRETVSRLEELGIHDESLWRLQALVAERLEAGISLEISN; translated from the coding sequence ATGACCGATGACGATTATCTCATCGCAATACAAAACGTCCTGACGCACGCGCCAGAGGATGACATTTGGCTCTTTGGCTACGGCTCCCTGCTCTGGAAACCTGCATGTGAGTTCGTCGAAAGTCGGATAGCCACCGTTCAAGGGTGGCACCGGGCATTCTGCTTTCGGGTGGCGCGGTTTCGAGGAACGCGAGACAAGCCCGGATTGATGCTTGCGCTTGATCGGGGCGGCAGCTGCAAGGGGATGATTTTCAGGCTTCCTGTCGAACAGGTCAAGGCAAGCTTGGACACCCTGTTTCGGCGTGAATTGATGATTAAGCCATCGGTAAATGTGCCCCGATGGATGACTGCTGAAACTGGTGACGGTCCAATCCGAGCGCTCGGTTTCGTCGTAAACCGACAAAGTCCCCATTATTCTGGAAAGGTGTCCCTGGATGCGGCTGCCGATATTCTTGCGACGGCAGCAGGGCATTGGGGCTCTTGCGCAGAGTATCTAAGAGAGACGGTTTCTCGGCTGGAGGAACTGGGCATTCACGATGAATCCCTGTGGCGACTCCAGGCTCTTGTCGCGGAACGGCTCGAAGCCGGAATCAGCCTCGAAATTTCAAACTGA
- a CDS encoding cupin domain-containing protein, protein MKVASLLAIGWIISCGFASFASAEDAHTVITPNDVKWGPAPKALPAGAQAAVLFGDPTKEGPFALRLKLPAGYAIPPHTHPGLEVDTVISGTVNLGMGETADRSAAKAIPAGSLFALPQGMAHFAYFDEETVLQLTTNGPWGIKYINPADDPRKQ, encoded by the coding sequence ATGAAAGTTGCATCGCTACTTGCAATCGGCTGGATCATATCCTGCGGGTTCGCCTCCTTTGCTTCGGCAGAGGATGCGCACACTGTGATCACTCCCAACGACGTTAAGTGGGGTCCGGCCCCAAAAGCGCTCCCTGCCGGAGCACAGGCGGCAGTCTTGTTCGGCGACCCGACCAAGGAAGGCCCGTTTGCCCTTCGGCTCAAATTGCCGGCTGGGTATGCGATCCCGCCGCACACGCATCCAGGGCTTGAGGTTGATACAGTAATATCGGGGACCGTTAATCTTGGGATGGGCGAGACCGCCGATCGTAGCGCCGCCAAAGCAATTCCTGCGGGGAGCTTGTTCGCTTTGCCGCAAGGCATGGCGCATTTTGCTTACTTCGACGAGGAGACGGTGCTCCAACTCACCACCAATGGCCCATGGGGCATCAAGTACATCAACCCGGCGGACGATCCTCGAAAGCAATAG
- a CDS encoding YidB family protein encodes MANLGRLAVAMLGILAYQNRDKIGDLIRGAGNRDPNNPQGGLLDQLSKGVSGMALGDILDRFRNAGAGSKVDSWVSTGPNQPIEPKDVETAIDEETLTSLSMQTGLSRDELIARITKDLPEAVDKLTPDGELPTATDEITLLEQVPPRTPER; translated from the coding sequence ATGGCAAATCTGGGAAGACTGGCAGTCGCAATGCTTGGCATTCTGGCTTATCAAAATCGCGACAAGATCGGAGACTTGATCCGCGGTGCAGGAAATCGCGATCCGAACAACCCACAGGGCGGGCTCTTGGATCAGCTGTCCAAGGGCGTGTCCGGGATGGCTCTTGGGGACATCCTCGACCGCTTCAGAAATGCCGGAGCAGGGTCGAAGGTAGACTCGTGGGTCAGCACCGGACCCAACCAGCCGATCGAACCAAAGGACGTCGAGACGGCGATAGACGAGGAAACCCTCACTTCTCTTTCGATGCAGACTGGTCTATCGCGCGATGAACTGATTGCCAGGATCACGAAGGACTTGCCCGAGGCAGTCGACAAGCTGACGCCAGACGGCGAACTGCCGACAGCGACCGATGAGATTACGCTCCTCGAACAGGTGCCGCCACGCACCCCAGAGCGATAG
- a CDS encoding DUF768 domain-containing protein, producing the protein MSTRGVNFLHKWISNNIPETVGADVLTVAELTQKLFADAKALGIGSAEIEEEAGVYNAILDAIVHHDAGAAD; encoded by the coding sequence ATGAGCACGCGCGGCGTCAACTTCCTTCACAAGTGGATTTCCAACAATATCCCCGAGACCGTCGGCGCGGACGTGCTCACAGTGGCGGAATTGACCCAAAAGCTATTCGCCGACGCCAAGGCGCTCGGCATCGGCAGCGCGGAGATCGAGGAAGAGGCCGGCGTCTACAATGCGATCCTGGATGCAATCGTTCATCATGACGCCGGCGCGGCGGACTGA
- a CDS encoding helix-turn-helix domain-containing protein, giving the protein MSADLTPEQSKAARALLNWSRIRLGAKANLSEMPISDFENGFRKPHPHTIAAVRQALEHAGIVFTVEGPSLARSEGQISGPRSDNRMWRRRQTGKPPSLLADR; this is encoded by the coding sequence ATGTCGGCCGATCTGACCCCGGAGCAGTCCAAAGCAGCGCGCGCCTTATTGAACTGGTCGCGAATTCGACTTGGCGCAAAGGCCAATCTTAGCGAGATGCCGATCAGCGATTTCGAGAACGGCTTTAGGAAACCGCATCCCCACACCATTGCGGCCGTGCGCCAGGCGTTGGAGCACGCCGGGATTGTCTTCACTGTCGAAGGCCCCTCGCTAGCCCGCTCGGAAGGACAGATTAGCGGTCCCCGCAGCGACAATAGAATGTGGCGCCGCCGGCAGACAGGGAAGCCGCCAAGTCTCTTGGCTGACCGCTAA